Proteins encoded within one genomic window of Bacteroides sedimenti:
- a CDS encoding winged helix-turn-helix domain-containing protein, which translates to MLKEKAGNIAGQIWSALNETNGLTVKQVKKATKLIDKDLFLGLGWLLREDKISIKEVEGDLFIALK; encoded by the coding sequence ATGTTGAAAGAAAAAGCTGGAAATATTGCAGGACAAATATGGTCTGCATTAAACGAGACCAATGGTTTAACAGTGAAACAGGTTAAAAAAGCAACCAAACTAATTGATAAAGACCTGTTTTTGGGGTTAGGTTGGTTGTTGAGAGAAGATAAGATTTCCATAAAAGAAGTTGAAGGAGATCTTTTCATTGCCTTAAAGTAA
- a CDS encoding C-GCAxxG-C-C family protein has product MLEERVKRAVELFKSGFNCSQAVVAAYADLYGFTEEQALKMAASFGGGIGRMRETCGAACGMFLLAGLETGTTDPKDKDGKAANYKLVQELAAEFREKNGSLNCGELLGLKKCDSIQSVPEERTGQYYAKRPCAKIVEMAARIWGEYLEKKGKQGL; this is encoded by the coding sequence ATGTTGGAAGAAAGAGTCAAAAGAGCTGTTGAGCTTTTTAAAAGCGGATTTAATTGTTCGCAAGCTGTGGTGGCAGCTTATGCAGATTTGTATGGTTTTACGGAAGAACAAGCCCTGAAAATGGCTGCTTCTTTTGGAGGAGGAATTGGGCGTATGAGGGAAACATGCGGAGCTGCCTGCGGTATGTTTCTTTTAGCAGGTTTAGAAACCGGAACTACTGACCCGAAAGATAAAGACGGAAAAGCGGCTAATTATAAACTGGTACAGGAACTTGCAGCTGAATTTAGAGAAAAGAATGGTTCGCTAAACTGTGGCGAATTGTTAGGACTGAAGAAATGTGATTCCATTCAATCTGTACCTGAAGAGCGGACAGGACAATATTATGCCAAACGTCCGTGCGCAAAAATTGTGGAAATGGCTGCCAGAATCTGGGGAGAATATCTAGAAAAAAAAGGAAAACAGGGATTGTGA
- a CDS encoding Nramp family divalent metal transporter: MINFFKDLKRKDHKRYLGGLDVLKYIGPGLLVTVGFIDPGNWASNFAAGSGFGYSLLWVVTLSTIMLIVLQHNVAHLGIVTGLCLSEAATLYTPKWVSRPILATAVLASISTSLAEILGGAIALSMLFNVPIILGSVLVTAFVFIMLLTNTYKKIERSIIAFVSVIGLSFIYELFLVNIEWPMAVKGWVTPSFPEGSMLIIMSVLGAVVMPHNLFLHSEVIQSHEYNKQDDASIRRVLKYEQFDTLFSMLVGWAINSAMILLAATTFYKSGAQVTELQQAKSLLEPLLGSNAAIIFALALLMAGISSTITSGMAAGSIFAGMFGEPYNISDNHSRLGVIISLGIALLIIFFIGNPFKGLLISQMVLSIQLPFTVFLQVALTSSSKVMGKYANGKWNTFVLYSIAAIVSSLNIMLLLTAFVENY, translated from the coding sequence ATGATTAACTTCTTTAAAGACTTAAAGCGAAAAGACCATAAGCGTTATCTGGGTGGGTTAGATGTTCTGAAATATATTGGTCCCGGATTGTTGGTAACAGTCGGATTTATCGATCCGGGAAACTGGGCTTCCAACTTTGCAGCTGGTTCAGGTTTCGGCTACTCATTATTGTGGGTGGTTACACTCTCTACAATTATGTTGATAGTGCTTCAGCACAATGTGGCTCACCTGGGCATTGTAACCGGTCTTTGTCTTTCGGAAGCAGCAACCCTCTATACACCCAAATGGGTTTCGCGTCCAATTCTTGCAACCGCAGTCTTGGCTTCAATATCTACTTCGTTGGCCGAGATTCTTGGGGGAGCCATTGCTCTTAGCATGTTGTTTAATGTCCCGATTATCTTGGGTTCAGTCCTAGTCACGGCTTTTGTGTTTATCATGTTGCTTACCAATACGTACAAGAAGATAGAACGCTCTATCATTGCATTTGTATCAGTTATTGGTCTTTCATTTATATATGAACTGTTTTTAGTGAACATAGAGTGGCCCATGGCGGTCAAAGGGTGGGTTACCCCAAGCTTTCCGGAAGGAAGCATGCTGATTATAATGAGTGTGCTGGGAGCAGTAGTGATGCCTCATAATCTTTTCCTGCATTCAGAAGTGATTCAGAGCCATGAGTACAATAAACAAGATGACGCCTCAATCCGAAGAGTGCTTAAATACGAACAGTTCGATACTCTTTTCTCAATGTTAGTGGGATGGGCAATCAACAGTGCCATGATTTTACTGGCGGCTACAACTTTTTATAAGTCGGGAGCTCAGGTTACCGAACTTCAGCAGGCAAAGTCGCTGTTGGAACCTCTGTTGGGAAGCAATGCGGCTATCATTTTCGCCCTGGCTTTGCTGATGGCAGGCATTTCATCAACCATTACAAGCGGAATGGCTGCAGGATCAATTTTTGCAGGAATGTTTGGAGAGCCGTACAACATAAGCGATAATCATTCGCGGTTGGGGGTTATTATTTCATTGGGTATTGCGTTACTGATTATCTTCTTTATTGGCAATCCTTTCAAAGGATTACTTATTTCGCAAATGGTGCTTAGTATACAGCTACCTTTTACTGTTTTTCTGCAGGTGGCCTTAACTTCTTCATCAAAAGTCATGGGAAAATATGCAAATGGAAAATGGAATACTTTTGTGCTTTATTCTATTGCGGCCATAGTATCTTCGTTGAATATAATGCTTCTTCTGACTGCCTTTGTGGAGAATTATTAA
- a CDS encoding DMT family transporter, with protein sequence MQYFGEVLSLSVAISWTATALFAEVACKRIGSLQLNIIRMVLSLLMLGATLWWFTGAPYPRYADLNTWLWLSLSGFVGYVLGDFCLFNSYVLIGSRFGQLFMTLAPLAAAISGWIILGENLSLNALVGMVVTLTGIGLSVLGKGTKHKIGLKLPLKGVLFGIGAGVGQGVGLVLSKVGMNYYKMAVPANVIDFSNLMPFASTYIRAITGTLGYLTVMWYRKQFHTIPRVIHDGKGMNAALWATIFGPFVGVSLSLMAVQHTEAGIASTLMALTPIFIIIPSHLLFKQKITLKEIVGAIISVIGVSLFFI encoded by the coding sequence ATGCAATATTTTGGTGAAGTACTCTCTTTAAGCGTAGCAATCTCTTGGACCGCTACTGCTCTTTTTGCAGAAGTAGCTTGTAAACGGATTGGCTCATTGCAGCTAAATATTATTCGTATGGTTCTCTCCTTGCTCATGCTGGGTGCAACTTTGTGGTGGTTTACAGGAGCTCCATACCCTAGGTACGCCGATTTAAACACATGGCTTTGGTTATCACTTTCAGGCTTTGTAGGTTATGTGCTTGGTGATTTCTGTTTATTCAACTCTTATGTTTTAATTGGTTCCCGGTTTGGTCAACTATTTATGACGTTGGCTCCACTTGCTGCCGCTATATCTGGTTGGATAATATTGGGTGAGAATCTTTCATTGAATGCATTAGTAGGTATGGTTGTAACCCTGACAGGTATTGGTTTGTCGGTTTTGGGAAAAGGAACCAAGCATAAGATCGGATTAAAACTACCGTTGAAGGGTGTTTTGTTTGGCATTGGCGCAGGTGTAGGACAAGGTGTAGGATTAGTACTGAGTAAGGTTGGAATGAATTATTATAAGATGGCTGTACCTGCAAATGTAATTGATTTCTCGAACTTGATGCCTTTTGCTTCAACTTATATTCGGGCTATAACAGGAACACTCGGCTATTTAACAGTTATGTGGTATCGAAAACAATTTCATACAATACCTAGGGTTATTCATGACGGGAAAGGAATGAATGCCGCATTGTGGGCCACAATATTTGGACCTTTTGTAGGTGTATCACTTTCTCTTATGGCAGTGCAGCACACTGAAGCGGGCATTGCCTCTACATTGATGGCGCTTACCCCGATATTTATAATAATACCTTCTCATCTGTTATTCAAGCAAAAAATTACGTTAAAAGAGATTGTTGGAGCCATTATAAGTGTTATTGGAGTCTCTTTATTCTTCATTTGA
- a CDS encoding TIGR03905 family TSCPD domain-containing protein, translated as MKSVYKTSGTCSSYISVEVENGILKDVAFQGGCNGNLKGICELVKGMPVEVVISKLEGISCGGRPTSCPDQLCQALRQVE; from the coding sequence ATGAAAAGTGTCTACAAAACATCAGGTACCTGTAGCTCCTATATTTCCGTTGAGGTGGAAAATGGCATCTTAAAGGATGTAGCTTTCCAGGGAGGTTGCAATGGCAATTTGAAAGGAATCTGTGAGTTGGTAAAAGGAATGCCGGTCGAAGTGGTTATTTCCAAACTGGAAGGGATATCATGCGGCGGGCGCCCCACCTCTTGTCCGGACCAATTGTGTCAAGCCTTGCGGCAGGTAGAATAA
- a CDS encoding YebC/PmpR family DNA-binding transcriptional regulator encodes MGRAFEYRKATKMKRWGNMARTFTRIGKQIVIAVKAGGADAENNPHLRSCIANAKAANMPKENVERAIKRAISKDTEDYKEMVYEGYGPFGIAILVETATDNTTRTVANVRSVFNKNGGSLGTSGSLDFMFTRKSMFTIAPKEGVSLEDLELELIDYGVDELEADEEGITLYGEFQSFNAIQKYLEENGFEILSSEFTRIPTELKDVTPEQRAAIDKLVDKMEDDEDVQNVYTNMKPAEEEE; translated from the coding sequence ATGGGAAGAGCGTTCGAATATAGAAAAGCTACCAAGATGAAGAGATGGGGGAACATGGCTCGTACTTTTACGAGAATCGGTAAGCAAATCGTTATTGCCGTTAAGGCTGGCGGTGCTGATGCTGAAAACAACCCTCATTTGCGTTCATGCATTGCTAACGCGAAGGCAGCCAACATGCCGAAAGAAAATGTTGAAAGAGCCATCAAAAGAGCTATCTCTAAGGATACCGAAGATTACAAGGAAATGGTATACGAGGGATACGGCCCATTTGGTATCGCAATCTTAGTTGAAACTGCGACTGATAATACAACTCGTACAGTAGCAAATGTACGTAGTGTCTTCAATAAGAACGGAGGTTCATTGGGTACTTCAGGCAGTTTGGACTTTATGTTTACTCGTAAGTCCATGTTTACGATTGCTCCTAAAGAGGGGGTTTCTCTTGAAGATCTTGAGCTTGAACTGATTGATTACGGTGTTGATGAACTGGAAGCAGATGAAGAAGGTATCACATTGTACGGTGAATTCCAATCTTTTAATGCTATCCAGAAATATCTTGAAGAGAATGGCTTTGAAATTCTGAGTTCTGAATTTACTCGCATCCCAACCGAATTGAAAGATGTGACTCCAGAGCAGCGTGCTGCCATCGATAAGCTGGTTGACAAGATGGAAGACGATGAGGATGTTCAGAATGTATACACCAACATGAAGCCGGCTGAGGAAGAGGAATAA
- the pheT gene encoding phenylalanine--tRNA ligase subunit beta: MNISYNWLKEYVNFDLTPDEVAAALTSIGLETGGVEEVQTIKGGLEGLVIGEVLTCVEHPNSDHLHITTVNLGNGEPTQIVCGAPNVAAGQKVVVATLGAKLYDGDECFTIKKSKIRGVESTGMICAEDEIGIGTDHAGIIVLPADAVPGTLAKDYYNVKSDYVLEVDITPNRADACSHFGVARDLYAYLLQNGYNAQLQKPSVEAFKVDNYELDIEVIVENNEACPRYAGVSIKGIAVKESPEWLQNKLKAIGVRPINNIVDITNYIVHELGQPLHCFDANVVGKKVIVKTMPEGTPFTTLDGVERKLSERDLMICNENGPMCIAGVFGGLDSGVTEKTVNVFLESAYFHPTWVRKTARRHGLNTDASFRFERGIDPLNTDYVLKHAALLIQELAGGTISSEVKDVYPVPFSKFNVDITYNKINTLIGKEIPVETVKSIIGSLEMEITSETAEGLSLAVPPYRVDVIRDVDVIEDILRIYGYNNVEIPSTLKSSLTTKGEADKSYKLQSLISEQLVGCGFNEILNNSLTKSAYYEGSEAFPADNLVMLMNPLSNDLNCMRQTLLFAGLESIAHNVNRKSTDLKFFEFGNCYYFNEEKKNPEKVLAAYNEDYHLGMWLTGKKVANSWAHTDEQSSVYELKAYVENIFLRMGLDLRKFVVGNLSDDIFAAALTVNTKGGKRLAAFGVVSRKQLKAFDIDSEVYYADLNWDELMKAIKSVKVSYTEISKFPAVKRDLALLIDKQIQFAEIEKLAFETERKLLKSVSLFDVYEGKNLEAGKKSYAVSFLLQDETQTLNDKQIDKVMSKLIANLENKLGAKLR, translated from the coding sequence ATGAATATCTCTTATAATTGGCTGAAAGAGTATGTCAATTTCGATTTAACACCCGATGAAGTAGCTGCAGCACTTACGTCCATTGGCCTTGAAACTGGTGGAGTGGAAGAGGTTCAAACAATAAAAGGAGGCCTCGAAGGATTGGTTATCGGTGAAGTGCTGACCTGCGTTGAACATCCAAATTCAGACCACCTGCACATTACTACTGTAAATTTAGGAAATGGTGAACCAACTCAGATTGTTTGCGGTGCACCTAATGTAGCTGCCGGACAGAAAGTGGTGGTTGCTACACTGGGAGCAAAGCTTTATGACGGTGATGAGTGTTTTACCATTAAGAAATCAAAAATCCGTGGAGTTGAATCTACAGGAATGATTTGTGCGGAAGATGAAATAGGTATTGGCACCGACCATGCAGGAATCATTGTTCTTCCGGCTGATGCTGTTCCAGGTACACTTGCAAAGGATTACTACAATGTGAAGAGCGATTACGTGCTTGAAGTAGATATTACTCCCAACCGTGCGGATGCCTGTTCACATTTCGGGGTAGCTCGTGACCTATACGCTTATCTTTTACAAAACGGTTACAATGCACAACTCCAGAAACCTTCGGTTGAGGCGTTTAAGGTGGATAATTATGAACTGGATATCGAAGTGATTGTAGAAAATAATGAAGCTTGTCCGCGTTATGCTGGCGTTTCCATTAAAGGCATTGCTGTAAAGGAAAGCCCTGAATGGTTGCAAAACAAGCTGAAAGCCATCGGTGTTCGCCCAATTAATAATATTGTGGATATTACAAACTATATTGTTCACGAACTAGGACAACCTCTTCACTGCTTCGACGCTAATGTAGTAGGCAAGAAGGTGATTGTAAAAACTATGCCCGAAGGCACTCCTTTCACAACACTGGATGGTGTGGAAAGAAAGCTGAGCGAACGCGATCTGATGATTTGCAACGAAAACGGTCCAATGTGCATTGCCGGTGTATTTGGTGGCCTGGATTCTGGAGTAACTGAAAAAACAGTGAATGTTTTTCTGGAAAGCGCTTATTTTCATCCAACCTGGGTTCGTAAAACAGCACGTCGTCACGGCCTGAACACTGATGCATCATTCCGTTTTGAACGTGGAATCGACCCACTGAATACAGATTATGTGCTGAAACATGCAGCACTACTGATACAGGAACTAGCTGGAGGAACTATTTCTTCCGAGGTGAAAGATGTATATCCTGTTCCATTCAGTAAATTTAATGTAGATATTACATATAATAAGATAAATACACTTATAGGTAAAGAGATTCCGGTTGAGACAGTCAAGAGTATAATTGGCAGTCTGGAAATGGAAATCACAAGCGAAACTGCCGAGGGCTTGTCTCTGGCCGTTCCTCCTTACCGTGTGGATGTAATTCGTGATGTGGATGTGATTGAAGATATCCTTCGGATCTACGGTTACAACAATGTGGAAATTCCTTCTACGTTGAAATCAAGCCTTACAACCAAAGGAGAAGCAGATAAATCTTACAAGCTTCAGAGCCTTATATCTGAACAGTTGGTAGGTTGCGGATTCAATGAAATTCTGAACAATTCGCTTACAAAATCGGCCTATTATGAAGGTTCGGAAGCTTTCCCGGCAGATAACCTGGTGATGCTGATGAATCCGTTGAGCAATGACTTGAACTGTATGCGTCAAACTCTTTTGTTTGCTGGTCTGGAAAGCATTGCTCACAACGTTAATCGTAAGAGTACAGATCTGAAATTCTTCGAATTCGGAAACTGCTATTACTTCAACGAAGAGAAAAAGAATCCGGAAAAGGTTCTTGCTGCTTATAATGAAGATTACCATCTGGGAATGTGGCTCACCGGTAAGAAGGTAGCCAACTCATGGGCACACACTGACGAGCAGAGTTCGGTATATGAATTAAAGGCTTATGTAGAGAATATTTTCCTACGCATGGGATTGGATCTTCGTAAGTTTGTTGTTGGCAACCTAAGCGATGATATATTTGCGGCAGCATTGACTGTTAATACCAAAGGTGGTAAACGATTGGCTGCATTTGGTGTGGTATCAAGAAAACAGCTGAAAGCATTTGATATTGATTCTGAGGTGTACTATGCCGACCTTAACTGGGATGAGCTGATGAAGGCCATTAAGTCAGTGAAGGTTTCTTATACCGAGATTTCTAAATTCCCTGCAGTGAAGAGAGACCTTGCGTTGCTTATTGATAAACAGATTCAGTTTGCAGAAATTGAAAAACTTGCATTCGAGACTGAACGCAAATTATTAAAATCAGTTTCCTTATTTGATGTTTACGAAGGCAAGAATCTGGAAGCTGGAAAGAAATCGTATGCTGTAAGCTTCCTGCTTCAGGATGAAACACAGACTTTGAATGACAAGCAGATTGATAAAGTAATGAGCAAGCTGATTGCTAATCTGGAAAATAAGCTGGGTGCGAAACTCAGATAA
- the dnaB gene encoding replicative DNA helicase → MEQKRTTRSTKSKVQPIVDYGRLQPQAREFEEAVLGALMLEKDAYPQISEILRPESFYDRHHQMIYSAITDLAVRQEPIDILTVTEQLKKRGELDDVGGPYYITKLSSQVASSAHIEYHARIIAQKYLARELISFTSEIQTKSFDETLDVDDLMQEAEGRLFEISQRNLKKDYTQINPIISEAYELLQKAAARTDGLSGLESGFHGLDKMTSGWQNSDLVIIAARPAMGKTAFVLSMARNIAVNFKNPVALFSLEMSNVQLVNRLIVNVCEIPGEKIKSGQLAPYEWQQLDYKLKDLIDAPLFVDDTPSLSVFELRTKARRLVREHGVKLIIIDYLQLMNASGMSFGSRQEEVSTISRSLKGLAKELNIPIIALSQLNRGVENREGVEGKRPQLADLRESGAIEQDADMVCFIHRPEYYKIYTDEKGNDLRGMAEIIIAKHRNGATGDVLLRFKGEFAKFQNPDDDTIIPMPGESGVVGSKLNAPSYGSVPPPPDEYPSQVANPFGNYSNDGPLPF, encoded by the coding sequence ATGGAACAGAAAAGAACAACGCGAAGTACAAAGTCTAAGGTTCAGCCAATAGTCGATTACGGCCGTTTGCAACCGCAGGCACGTGAGTTTGAGGAGGCTGTGCTGGGTGCATTGATGCTTGAGAAAGATGCCTATCCACAGATTAGCGAAATCCTTCGTCCCGAATCGTTTTATGACCGTCATCATCAGATGATTTATTCGGCCATTACCGATTTGGCAGTCCGTCAGGAGCCCATCGATATTCTAACAGTAACCGAACAGTTAAAAAAACGCGGTGAACTCGATGATGTGGGAGGCCCTTATTACATTACCAAACTAAGTAGCCAGGTTGCTTCTTCCGCTCACATTGAATACCACGCTCGTATCATTGCACAGAAGTATCTGGCTCGTGAGCTTATTTCATTTACCAGTGAAATCCAGACCAAATCGTTCGATGAAACACTCGATGTGGATGATTTGATGCAGGAGGCCGAAGGCAGGTTATTTGAAATCTCTCAACGGAATCTGAAGAAAGATTATACACAAATTAATCCGATTATTTCGGAAGCCTACGAATTGTTGCAGAAAGCTGCGGCCAGGACAGATGGTTTGAGTGGTCTGGAGAGTGGTTTCCATGGGCTCGACAAGATGACATCGGGTTGGCAGAACTCCGACTTGGTGATTATTGCTGCTCGTCCGGCGATGGGAAAAACAGCGTTCGTTCTTTCAATGGCAAGGAATATTGCGGTAAACTTCAAAAACCCGGTAGCGCTGTTCTCTCTTGAAATGAGTAACGTTCAGCTGGTAAACCGTCTGATTGTGAATGTGTGCGAGATTCCTGGTGAAAAGATTAAGAGCGGTCAGCTTGCTCCGTATGAATGGCAGCAGTTGGACTATAAGCTGAAGGACCTGATTGATGCTCCTTTGTTTGTGGATGATACTCCTTCTCTTTCCGTTTTCGAATTAAGAACAAAAGCACGTCGGTTAGTGCGTGAGCATGGTGTGAAACTGATTATTATCGACTACCTTCAGTTGATGAATGCAAGCGGTATGTCTTTCGGCAGCCGTCAGGAAGAGGTTAGTACCATTTCACGTTCGCTGAAAGGACTTGCCAAAGAACTGAACATTCCAATCATTGCCTTGTCACAGTTGAATCGTGGAGTGGAGAATCGTGAAGGGGTTGAAGGAAAGCGCCCACAGTTGGCAGACCTCCGTGAGTCTGGTGCCATTGAGCAGGATGCCGATATGGTTTGTTTTATTCACCGTCCTGAATACTATAAAATCTATACTGATGAGAAAGGTAACGATTTGCGTGGTATGGCAGAGATTATAATCGCAAAACACCGTAACGGTGCAACAGGTGATGTGTTGTTGCGATTCAAGGGCGAATTTGCTAAATTCCAGAATCCGGACGATGATACTATTATTCCGATGCCCGGCGAGAGCGGTGTGGTAGGATCAAAACTAAACGCTCCATCTTATGGCTCTGTGCCTCCTCCGCCTGATGAATATCCATCGCAGGTTGCAAATCCATTTGGAAATTACAGTAATGACGGTCCTTTACCGTTCTAA
- the ispE gene encoding 4-(cytidine 5'-diphospho)-2-C-methyl-D-erythritol kinase: MITFPNAKINLGLNITEKRPDGYHNLETVFYPVPIEDALEVVPLKGREKEFELHVLGTPIAGNPEDNLVVKAYRLLKGRFSLPPVDIYLQKQIPSGAGMGGGSADGSFMLKLLNEQFSLELTDEELEAYAAHLGADCPFFIKNQPTFATGTGNIFQPINITLKGLYILVVKPDIFVSTRDAFSIITPAYPVKSITDIIQSPLEEWKDCLVNDFEKSVFAQHPEIGDIKKKLYEAGAIYASMSGSGSALFGLFNTPVSHPELLFSDCFIWQGEL; encoded by the coding sequence ATGATTACATTTCCCAATGCCAAAATAAACCTCGGTCTCAACATTACAGAAAAACGTCCTGACGGTTATCACAACCTGGAAACCGTTTTTTATCCGGTACCAATTGAAGATGCCCTCGAAGTGGTACCTCTGAAGGGTAGAGAAAAGGAATTTGAATTACATGTATTGGGAACTCCAATAGCCGGAAACCCTGAAGATAATTTAGTGGTAAAGGCATATCGTTTACTGAAGGGACGATTCTCACTCCCCCCGGTTGATATCTACCTCCAAAAACAAATCCCTTCAGGTGCCGGGATGGGTGGTGGCTCGGCCGACGGTTCATTTATGCTGAAGTTGCTAAATGAACAGTTTTCACTTGAGTTGACGGACGAAGAGCTGGAAGCCTACGCAGCACATCTGGGTGCCGACTGTCCATTCTTTATTAAGAATCAGCCAACATTTGCGACTGGAACAGGAAATATTTTTCAGCCTATAAACATCACGTTGAAAGGATTATATATCCTTGTAGTTAAACCAGATATTTTCGTCTCAACCCGTGATGCATTTTCAATTATCACTCCCGCTTATCCAGTAAAAAGTATCACCGATATTATCCAGTCACCATTGGAAGAATGGAAAGATTGTCTGGTAAATGACTTTGAGAAAAGCGTATTTGCACAGCATCCTGAGATTGGAGATATCAAGAAAAAGCTGTACGAAGCGGGAGCCATATACGCTTCCATGTCTGGTTCAGGCTCTGCGTTGTTCGGGCTATTCAATACTCCGGTCAGTCATCCAGAACTGTTATTCTCCGATTGCTTTATCTGGCAGGGAGAATTGTAA
- a CDS encoding carboxypeptidase-like regulatory domain-containing protein: MLICIVSSPVWSGNDDDPLCKSIQVQKQKNKIYELLNYIGNISGYYFIYDSKVVDNDKKSRLQAGTYSIRDAIYQVLQSKNYCLRTVDRYILITNIETPSQTKYRSTISKSKDSAAYIEISGSVMERLTKEPVPYCSVNLEGTTLGTITNNNGKFVLRVPDSLFSRRLHVSHIGYESHLIPVAFIEGTPIDVYLNPRIVPLQEVIFRLVNPAKIVKEVLEARNRNYLDKPSYLTTFYREGVERKKEILRLTEAVFKIYKQSYSSSFSSDQVKLLKMRKITSDAVKDSLILRMKAGVEGSLMLDLMRNIPDFLEINERNIYDYTKIDMTEIDSRMAHVISFEQRKEITEPCFRGKLYIDAENSALLCAQLEVHPQYIDKAEELFVVKRGKNVNVHPQQIIYSITYKELNGKYYISHVRGDLFFKMKEKRQLFYTPTHLFFEMVTCKVDTIHVQPFPKDERLPVKKIFSEERFVYDNQFWGDFNVILPEENISKNLSRIASKIEESVE; this comes from the coding sequence ATGTTAATATGTATTGTTAGTTCTCCTGTATGGTCGGGAAATGACGATGATCCTTTATGTAAATCGATACAAGTTCAGAAGCAAAAAAACAAAATATACGAGTTACTTAATTACATTGGTAATATTTCTGGTTACTATTTCATTTACGACAGCAAGGTTGTTGATAATGATAAGAAATCGAGGCTACAGGCTGGGACATACTCCATACGCGATGCAATTTATCAGGTGCTTCAGAGCAAAAATTACTGTCTGAGAACGGTAGATCGTTACATTCTGATTACTAATATTGAGACGCCTTCACAAACCAAGTATAGGAGTACAATTTCAAAATCAAAAGATTCAGCAGCTTACATCGAGATATCGGGAAGTGTAATGGAAAGGCTTACTAAAGAACCGGTTCCATATTGTTCCGTAAACCTTGAAGGTACTACATTGGGTACTATCACCAATAACAATGGTAAGTTTGTTCTCAGGGTACCCGATTCTCTCTTTTCGCGTCGGCTGCATGTGTCTCATATTGGGTATGAGTCTCACCTTATACCTGTGGCATTCATAGAGGGAACTCCAATCGATGTTTATCTAAACCCGCGAATTGTTCCGCTACAGGAGGTTATTTTTCGTCTGGTGAATCCTGCAAAGATTGTGAAGGAGGTACTCGAGGCGCGCAACAGAAATTATCTGGATAAGCCGTCCTATCTCACCACTTTTTACCGGGAAGGAGTAGAACGAAAAAAAGAAATTTTGCGTCTTACCGAAGCTGTGTTTAAAATATACAAGCAAAGCTATAGTAGTTCGTTTTCATCCGATCAGGTAAAGCTGCTGAAAATGCGCAAGATTACGAGTGATGCAGTGAAAGATTCGTTGATCCTACGGATGAAAGCAGGAGTGGAGGGGTCATTAATGCTGGACCTTATGAGAAATATCCCCGATTTTCTTGAGATTAACGAGAGAAATATATACGATTATACCAAAATTGACATGACAGAAATTGATTCCCGCATGGCGCATGTCATCTCTTTCGAACAACGTAAAGAAATTACAGAACCTTGTTTTCGTGGGAAACTATATATTGATGCAGAGAACTCAGCACTACTTTGTGCCCAACTTGAGGTACATCCTCAGTATATTGATAAGGCTGAGGAACTTTTCGTTGTTAAGCGAGGAAAAAATGTGAATGTTCATCCTCAACAAATTATTTATTCTATTACCTATAAAGAACTGAACGGAAAGTATTACATCAGTCATGTAAGGGGTGACTTGTTTTTTAAAATGAAAGAGAAGCGACAGCTGTTTTACACTCCCACGCATCTTTTCTTTGAAATGGTTACCTGTAAAGTAGATACCATTCATGTGCAGCCTTTCCCAAAGGATGAGAGACTTCCGGTAAAAAAGATTTTTTCAGAAGAGCGGTTTGTTTACGATAATCAATTCTGGGGAGATTTCAATGTGATTCTTCCCGAAGAGAATATTAGTAAAAACCTTTCACGGATTGCCTCAAAAATCGAAGAATCGGTTGAATGA